In Paralichthys olivaceus isolate ysfri-2021 chromosome 1, ASM2471397v2, whole genome shotgun sequence, the following are encoded in one genomic region:
- the aktip gene encoding AKT-interacting protein isoform X2, translating into MNLNPFWSMSANTSRKRPDNEEQSGHGEQRASPARLSLGKKQLPPIPKNATPITKPASLGTPAQSANGTHASYGPFYLEYSLLAEFTLVIKQKLPGIYVQPSYKSALMWFGVIFIRHGLYQDGVFKFTVYIPDNYPDGECPKLVFDIPVFHPLVDPVSGELDVRRAFTKWRRNHNHIWQVLMYARTIFYKINTTEPLNPEAAVLYEKDVQLFKSKVVDSVKLCNSHLFDQPKIDDPYAISFSPWNPAVHEEAKERMFTCKRRPEDHHKGMQVSGLSWVKPGSTQPFSKDDSPPQS; encoded by the exons ATGAATTTAAACCCCTTCTGGAGCATGTCTGCCAATACAAGTCGCAAG agacCCGACAACGAGGAACAAAGCGGGCATGGGGAGCAGAGAGCCAGCCCAGCCCGGCTTTCCCTGGGCAAAAAGCAGCTTCCTCCCATTCCAAAGAATGCCACCCCCATTACCAAGCCTGCTTCATTGGGCACTCCAGCCCAGTCAGCCAATGGCACACATGCCTCCTATGGCCCTTTTTACCTGGAGTACTCTCTACTGGCTGAGTT CACACTTGTGATTAAGCAGAAACTCCCTGGAATTTATGTTCAACCATCCTACAAGTCAGCACTAA TGTGGTTTGGGGTCATATTCATCAGACATGGCTTGTACCAGGATGGAGTCTTCAAATTCACTGTGTATATTCCAGATAACTATCCAGATGGGGAGTGTCCT AAATTAGTATTTGACATCCCAGTCTTCCACCCTCTTGTTGACCCTGTGTCTGGAGAGCTTGATGTCAGAAGAGCTTTCACCAAATGGAg ACGAAATCACAATCACATCTGGCAAGTCCTGATGTACGCACGTACAATTTTCTACAAGATTAATACCACAGAACCACTCAACCCAGAGGCTGCTGTGCT ATATGAAAAGGATGTGCAGCTGTTCAAAAGCAAAGTGGTGGATAGTGTGAAACTATGCAACAGTCATCTTTTTGACCAACCCAAGATAGATGATCCCTACGCAATAAG TTTTTCTCCATGGAACCCAGCTGTTCATGAGGAAGCAAAAGAGCGCATGTTCACATGCAAA AGACGGCCTGAGGATCACCACAAGGGAATGCAGGTGTCGGGGCTGTCCTGGGTGAAGCCCGGATCGACGCAGCCCTTCAGCAAAGACGACAGCCCTCCCCAGAGCTGA
- the aktip gene encoding AKT-interacting protein isoform X1, with protein sequence MNLNPFWSMSANTSRKQRPDNEEQSGHGEQRASPARLSLGKKQLPPIPKNATPITKPASLGTPAQSANGTHASYGPFYLEYSLLAEFTLVIKQKLPGIYVQPSYKSALMWFGVIFIRHGLYQDGVFKFTVYIPDNYPDGECPKLVFDIPVFHPLVDPVSGELDVRRAFTKWRRNHNHIWQVLMYARTIFYKINTTEPLNPEAAVLYEKDVQLFKSKVVDSVKLCNSHLFDQPKIDDPYAISFSPWNPAVHEEAKERMFTCKRRPEDHHKGMQVSGLSWVKPGSTQPFSKDDSPPQS encoded by the exons ATGAATTTAAACCCCTTCTGGAGCATGTCTGCCAATACAAGTCGCAAG cagagacCCGACAACGAGGAACAAAGCGGGCATGGGGAGCAGAGAGCCAGCCCAGCCCGGCTTTCCCTGGGCAAAAAGCAGCTTCCTCCCATTCCAAAGAATGCCACCCCCATTACCAAGCCTGCTTCATTGGGCACTCCAGCCCAGTCAGCCAATGGCACACATGCCTCCTATGGCCCTTTTTACCTGGAGTACTCTCTACTGGCTGAGTT CACACTTGTGATTAAGCAGAAACTCCCTGGAATTTATGTTCAACCATCCTACAAGTCAGCACTAA TGTGGTTTGGGGTCATATTCATCAGACATGGCTTGTACCAGGATGGAGTCTTCAAATTCACTGTGTATATTCCAGATAACTATCCAGATGGGGAGTGTCCT AAATTAGTATTTGACATCCCAGTCTTCCACCCTCTTGTTGACCCTGTGTCTGGAGAGCTTGATGTCAGAAGAGCTTTCACCAAATGGAg ACGAAATCACAATCACATCTGGCAAGTCCTGATGTACGCACGTACAATTTTCTACAAGATTAATACCACAGAACCACTCAACCCAGAGGCTGCTGTGCT ATATGAAAAGGATGTGCAGCTGTTCAAAAGCAAAGTGGTGGATAGTGTGAAACTATGCAACAGTCATCTTTTTGACCAACCCAAGATAGATGATCCCTACGCAATAAG TTTTTCTCCATGGAACCCAGCTGTTCATGAGGAAGCAAAAGAGCGCATGTTCACATGCAAA AGACGGCCTGAGGATCACCACAAGGGAATGCAGGTGTCGGGGCTGTCCTGGGTGAAGCCCGGATCGACGCAGCCCTTCAGCAAAGACGACAGCCCTCCCCAGAGCTGA